The segment GACTGGGTGATGACGGTGTTCAACCCGATCTCGATCGCGGCCGACCTGGTCTACGACGACGCGATGTTCGTCGAGCACCTGCGCCGCCACGGCGAGCGCGTCCACGGAGCGCTTCGCGCCATCACCGAGACCTTCGCCGCGTTCACCCGCGAGACGATGGCGCGCGGCGCGTCGGGGATCTTCTTCGCGACCACCGACTGGGGGAACGACACGCGGATCGACCGGGAAACGGTCGAGGAGTTCGGGCGCCCCTACGATCTCCGCGTGCTGGCCGAGGCCTCGGCCGCGCCGCTCAACATTCTTCACGTCTGCGGCCCGGGCGCCTACCTGCGCGAGCTGGACGACTATCCGGTGCAGGTCCTCTCGTGGGATGCCCACGAGAAGGGGAATCCCTCGATCCGCGCCATGCGCGGCGTCACCGAAAAGACCCTGCTGACGGGCATCAGCCATGAGGGGACGTTCGTGAACGGTCCCGCGAAAGCGCTGGAGGACGAGGCGCGCGCCGCCGTGGCCGAATCCGGCGGGACGCGCTTCATCCTGGGGCCCGGCTGCGCGGTACCGGCGGCTGCTCCGCAGGAGCACTACGCCATCGTTCGGGAGGCCGCGCTCGCATGCGCCTGAGCGTCTTCAAGTCCAAGATCCACCGCGCCGTGGTGACCGAGGCCAACCTCAACTACGAGGGCTCGGTCACGATCGACGCCGACCTCATGGAAGCCGCCGACATCCTGCCGCACGAGCAGGTGCAGGTGCTCAACGTGAACAACGGGGAGCGCTTCGACACCTACGCCATCCGCGGCGCGCGGGGGAGCGGCGTGATCTGCCTGAACGGACCGGCCGCCCGCCTGGCGCAGGTGGGCGACAAGGTCATCATCCTCACCTACGCGTGGATGGAACGCGAAGAGCTGGAGCGGCACACGCCCCGCGTCGTCATGGTCGACGAGCGGAACCGGGCTCTCAAGACGGAGGCGGCCGGCGGGCGAGGCTCGCGGTGACGATCCGGCGTGCGGGCGCGCTCCTCGCGGCGCTCGCTTCCATCTCGATCGCTCTCGTTCCGGCGGCGTCGGCCAAGGGGCCCACGCCGGCTCCGAGCGCGAAGGCCGCGCCGGCGAGCCCGGCCCCGCCCGAGATCGACATCCTCACCATCGACGGCGCGATCCAGCCGATCACGGCGCAGGTCATCGTGCGCGCCATCGACGGCGCGGAGAAGCACGACCGTGAGATGCTGGTCGTTCGCCTCGACACGCCGGGCGGGCTGG is part of the Candidatus Binatia bacterium genome and harbors:
- a CDS encoding uroporphyrinogen decarboxylase family protein, which translates into the protein MTRRERIRATLAGQSTDRPPVSLWRHFYDREGSSEDLFHAMVQFQETYDWDLMKVNPRASYHVEDWGVRTQRPGTGPLDKPKVVQSVIKKPEDWDRIRPLDVTKGVLGEHLDAEERIAARVQGEVDWVMTVFNPISIAADLVYDDAMFVEHLRRHGERVHGALRAITETFAAFTRETMARGASGIFFATTDWGNDTRIDRETVEEFGRPYDLRVLAEASAAPLNILHVCGPGAYLRELDDYPVQVLSWDAHEKGNPSIRAMRGVTEKTLLTGISHEGTFVNGPAKALEDEARAAVAESGGTRFILGPGCAVPAAAPQEHYAIVREAALACA
- the panD gene encoding aspartate 1-decarboxylase, with the protein product MRLSVFKSKIHRAVVTEANLNYEGSVTIDADLMEAADILPHEQVQVLNVNNGERFDTYAIRGARGSGVICLNGPAARLAQVGDKVIILTYAWMEREELERHTPRVVMVDERNRALKTEAAGGRGSR